A window of Psychroflexus sp. ALD_RP9 contains these coding sequences:
- a CDS encoding GlmU family protein: MNIVLFDDHYRNNFLPLTYTRPIADLRIGILKIAEKFQHYFPSASTLYQTEDYLQNKFKNLKSGECLYLNSRFLPTENYVKQLQNLGPNKALKYKNNVLAYYANPVEDFELSSYNSISVDYDGIYIEDIWDLFAKNHEAILADFALLTRHKTSQDIPEHAYTDKPEQIFIEEGAEIHNATLNASEGPIYIGKNAVLMENTSVRGPFALCDHSTLKMGAKIYTGTTIGPHSKIGGEVSNSLIQGYSNKGHDGFLGNSVIGEWCNLGADTNTSNLKNNYASVKLWSYEANRFKNTNLQFCGLIMGDHSKCGINTMFNTGTVVGVSANIFGSGFPRNFIPSFSWGGSQGFKTYKLDKVFEVADVVMQRRNLNLTDIDRQILQHIFDKSAQFRRD; this comes from the coding sequence ATGAATATCGTTTTATTTGACGACCATTATCGAAACAATTTTTTGCCATTAACCTATACAAGACCAATTGCTGATTTACGGATTGGGATTTTAAAAATTGCCGAAAAGTTTCAGCATTATTTTCCGTCAGCTTCTACATTATACCAAACTGAAGATTATCTTCAAAACAAGTTTAAAAACCTTAAATCTGGCGAATGCCTTTACCTTAACAGCCGATTTTTACCAACTGAAAATTATGTTAAACAGCTTCAAAACTTAGGTCCTAATAAAGCCTTAAAATACAAAAATAATGTTTTAGCTTATTATGCTAATCCAGTTGAAGATTTTGAGCTCAGTAGCTATAATTCTATTTCAGTTGATTATGACGGTATTTATATTGAAGATATATGGGATTTATTTGCTAAAAATCATGAAGCTATTTTAGCAGACTTTGCATTATTAACACGACATAAAACTTCGCAAGACATACCAGAACACGCTTATACAGATAAACCTGAGCAAATTTTTATTGAAGAAGGTGCAGAAATTCATAACGCTACTTTAAATGCTTCAGAAGGACCAATATACATTGGTAAAAATGCTGTCTTAATGGAAAATACGTCAGTTCGTGGGCCATTTGCTTTGTGTGACCATTCAACTTTAAAAATGGGTGCAAAAATTTATACTGGTACGACTATTGGACCACATTCTAAGATCGGTGGTGAAGTTAGTAACTCGCTTATTCAGGGCTATTCGAACAAAGGGCATGATGGGTTTTTAGGAAATTCGGTTATTGGTGAATGGTGTAATTTAGGTGCTGACACCAATACCTCTAATCTCAAAAATAATTATGCATCTGTTAAGTTGTGGAGTTATGAAGCCAACCGTTTTAAAAATACCAACTTACAGTTTTGTGGTTTAATTATGGGTGATCACTCTAAATGTGGTATTAATACAATGTTTAATACTGGAACAGTGGTTGGTGTATCTGCTAATATTTTTGGTTCTGGTTTTCCACGAAATTTTATTCCGAGTTTTTCTTGGGGTGGAAGTCAGGGCTTTAAAACCTATAAATTAGATAAGGTGTTTGAAGTTGCCGATGTGGTAATGCAACGCCGTAACCTTAATTTAACCGATATCGACCGCCAGATACTGCAACACATTTTTGATAAAAGTGCTCAATTTAGGCGTGATTAA
- the panB gene encoding 3-methyl-2-oxobutanoate hydroxymethyltransferase yields MSTAKKQYKRVTVKSLIDMKSNNDKISMITAYDYTMAQIVDHAEIDVILVGDSASNVMAGHETTLPITLDQMIYHASSVIRAVKRALVVVDLPFGSYQSDPKEALRSAIRIMKESGAHAVKLEGGKEIKDSIKRILKAGIPVMGHLGLTPQSIYKFGTYTVRAKEEYEAEKLKEDAKMLERIGCFAVVLEKVPAKLAKEVAESINIPVIGIGAGGGVDGQVLVIHDMLGMNKEFSPRFLRRYADLHSEMTSALQQYKKDVKSQDFPNENEQY; encoded by the coding sequence ATGTCTACAGCAAAAAAACAATATAAAAGAGTCACTGTAAAATCATTAATCGATATGAAATCGAATAACGATAAAATTTCGATGATTACCGCTTATGATTACACAATGGCGCAAATTGTCGATCATGCTGAAATTGATGTGATCTTAGTTGGCGATTCTGCCTCTAATGTTATGGCTGGTCATGAAACTACTTTGCCTATTACGCTTGATCAAATGATTTATCATGCTTCGAGTGTTATTAGAGCTGTAAAACGAGCTTTAGTGGTTGTAGACTTACCTTTTGGTAGTTACCAGAGTGACCCAAAAGAAGCCCTAAGAAGTGCTATTAGAATTATGAAAGAAAGTGGTGCTCATGCAGTAAAATTAGAAGGTGGAAAAGAAATTAAAGACTCTATTAAACGTATTTTAAAAGCTGGAATTCCTGTTATGGGTCATTTAGGTTTAACACCTCAATCAATTTACAAGTTTGGGACTTATACGGTTAGAGCTAAAGAAGAATATGAAGCAGAAAAACTTAAAGAAGATGCTAAAATGCTTGAACGCATAGGTTGTTTTGCTGTGGTTTTAGAAAAAGTTCCCGCTAAATTAGCAAAAGAAGTTGCAGAAAGCATTAACATTCCTGTAATTGGTATTGGTGCTGGTGGTGGCGTTGATGGTCAAGTTTTAGTAATTCATGATATGTTAGGTATGAATAAAGAATTTAGCCCACGTTTTCTACGTCGTTATGCAGATTTACATTCTGAAATGACTAGTGCACTTCAACAATACAAAAAGGATGTAAAGTCGCAAGATTTTCCTAACGAAAACGAGCAATATTAA
- the galE gene encoding UDP-glucose 4-epimerase GalE, which produces MKILVTGGLGFIGSHTVVELQQKKFEVIIIDNLSNSSIDVLDGITKITGKTPEFHNFDLRDKEKTNAFFNNHQDISGIIHFAASKAVGESVVNPLLYYENNINTLVYLLQAQTQLPQANFIFSSSCTVYGEADELPITEDAPVKQAESPYGNTKQIGEEIILDTTKTKSNFKAIALRYFNPIGAHESAEIGELPIGTPQNLVPYITQTAAGIREELSIFGDDYPTADGTCIRDYIHVVDLAKAHVVALERQLQGNCKSNFEVFNLGTGKGSSVKEVVETFERVTNQKLPHKIVSRREGDVVAAYANTQKAKNELGWETKLTLDDALKSAWKWQLKLQS; this is translated from the coding sequence ATGAAAATTTTAGTAACTGGCGGCTTAGGCTTTATCGGTTCACATACTGTAGTTGAATTACAACAAAAAAAGTTTGAAGTAATTATTATTGATAACTTGTCAAATTCCTCGATAGACGTTCTAGATGGAATTACAAAAATAACAGGGAAAACACCAGAATTTCACAATTTTGATTTACGTGATAAAGAAAAAACCAACGCATTTTTTAATAATCATCAAGATATAAGTGGTATTATTCATTTTGCAGCTTCAAAAGCGGTTGGAGAAAGTGTTGTAAATCCTTTGCTTTACTATGAAAATAACATTAACACATTAGTCTATTTATTACAAGCACAAACTCAATTACCGCAAGCTAATTTTATCTTTAGCTCATCATGTACCGTTTATGGCGAAGCTGATGAGTTACCAATTACTGAAGATGCTCCTGTAAAACAAGCAGAATCACCTTATGGTAATACGAAACAAATCGGTGAAGAAATAATTTTAGACACAACAAAAACCAAAAGTAATTTTAAAGCGATTGCTTTGCGTTATTTTAATCCTATTGGCGCTCATGAGTCTGCAGAAATAGGTGAATTACCAATAGGGACACCACAAAATTTGGTGCCTTACATAACACAAACTGCAGCTGGTATTCGTGAAGAATTATCAATTTTTGGAGACGACTATCCAACTGCAGACGGTACGTGCATACGTGATTATATTCATGTAGTCGATTTAGCTAAAGCTCACGTAGTTGCCCTAGAACGCCAATTACAAGGCAATTGTAAATCCAATTTTGAAGTCTTTAACTTGGGAACAGGTAAAGGCAGTTCTGTAAAAGAAGTGGTCGAAACATTTGAGCGTGTTACAAACCAAAAGCTTCCTCATAAAATAGTAAGTAGGCGAGAAGGCGATGTTGTAGCAGCTTATGCTAACACTCAAAAAGCTAAAAATGAATTAGGTTGGGAAACTAAATTAACACTTGATGACGCCTTAAAAAGCGCTTGGAAATGGCAATTAAAATTGCAGTCTTAG
- a CDS encoding DUF3817 domain-containing protein, translating to MIKAFKILSYLEAISFLVLLGIAMPLKYMYDMPEYVRVVGMAHGILFVLYIIGAYYMYEKLNWKFKTFMVIVLCSVLPFGPFYADKKYLPKS from the coding sequence ATGATAAAAGCCTTTAAAATATTAAGTTATCTAGAAGCTATTTCATTTTTAGTACTTCTTGGCATTGCGATGCCTTTAAAATATATGTATGATATGCCAGAATATGTAAGAGTTGTTGGTATGGCTCATGGTATTTTATTTGTACTTTACATTATTGGTGCCTATTATATGTATGAAAAATTAAACTGGAAATTTAAAACTTTTATGGTTATTGTTTTATGCTCAGTTTTACCATTCGGTCCATTCTACGCCGACAAAAAATATTTACCAAAATCTTAA
- a CDS encoding acyl-CoA thioesterase: MRFHTRKWVKPEDLNPNGTLFGGRLLEWIDEEAALYSIIQLENQKTVTKFISEIDFQSSAVQGDIIEIGIEVVKFGKASLTLKCEVRNKMTRQTIIKVDRIVMVSLDENGKAKPHGKTEVEYVKNRLADD, encoded by the coding sequence ATGAGATTTCATACAAGAAAATGGGTAAAACCAGAAGATTTAAATCCTAATGGAACTTTATTTGGTGGTCGATTGCTAGAATGGATAGACGAAGAGGCTGCATTATATTCTATTATTCAACTTGAAAATCAAAAAACAGTAACTAAATTTATTAGTGAAATAGATTTTCAAAGTTCGGCTGTTCAAGGAGATATTATAGAAATTGGTATTGAAGTAGTTAAATTTGGTAAAGCCTCACTAACTTTAAAATGTGAAGTCAGAAATAAAATGACTCGACAAACTATTATAAAAGTCGACCGAATAGTTATGGTGAGTTTAGATGAAAATGGTAAAGCAAAACCTCACGGTAAAACTGAAGTTGAATATGTTAAAAACCGTTTAGCTGACGATTAA
- a CDS encoding NAD(P)-dependent oxidoreductase, translated as MKIGLIKERKTPPDRRVVFTPEQVNQLQQEYQLKFVVEPSDIRIFSDKSYQKNNCELSSDLSDCDVLLGVKEVPIEALIPHKSYFFFSHTIKMQPYNRNLLKAILDKKITLYDHEVITKTNGSRLIGFGRYAGLVGAYNGFRALGLRDNLFNLPKVEHLDDLSAVKQALDQIKLPQIKICLTGSGKVAQGAKEILDHLKIKSVGVEAFLSENFAEPVYCKIDVLDYNKPKSTYKDEVSKSHFFKHPEHYESDFMRFAEVTDYFIAGHFYGEGAPYLFTREDAKSPQFKINLVADVSCDIDGPVASTIKPSTIANPFYGYHPMSESEVEFNHPEAITVMAVDNLPCELPKDASEGFGEMFAEHVIPAFFNDDKEGILERAKMTENGQLTSKYAYLEDFVNE; from the coding sequence ATGAAAATAGGATTAATTAAAGAACGTAAAACTCCACCAGATAGGCGTGTTGTTTTTACACCCGAACAAGTAAATCAACTTCAGCAAGAATACCAACTTAAATTTGTTGTGGAACCTTCAGATATCCGCATATTTTCTGATAAAAGCTATCAAAAAAATAATTGTGAATTAAGTAGTGATTTAAGTGACTGCGATGTTTTGTTAGGTGTAAAAGAAGTTCCGATTGAGGCTTTAATACCTCATAAATCTTATTTTTTCTTTTCACATACCATTAAAATGCAGCCTTATAATCGCAATTTGTTAAAGGCCATTCTTGATAAAAAAATCACTTTATACGATCATGAAGTTATTACCAAAACTAATGGTTCACGATTAATAGGTTTTGGGAGATATGCAGGTTTAGTAGGTGCTTATAACGGTTTTAGGGCTTTAGGTTTAAGAGATAATTTATTTAATTTACCTAAAGTTGAGCATCTGGACGATTTAAGTGCTGTTAAACAAGCGCTTGATCAAATCAAGTTACCTCAAATAAAAATTTGTTTAACAGGAAGTGGAAAAGTGGCTCAAGGAGCAAAAGAAATTTTAGATCATTTAAAAATTAAATCAGTCGGCGTCGAGGCTTTTTTAAGTGAAAATTTTGCAGAACCTGTTTATTGTAAAATTGATGTTTTAGATTATAATAAACCTAAGTCTACCTATAAAGATGAAGTTTCTAAGTCTCATTTTTTTAAACACCCTGAACATTATGAAAGTGATTTTATGCGTTTTGCTGAAGTAACCGATTACTTTATTGCAGGTCACTTTTATGGAGAAGGTGCACCTTATTTGTTTACTAGAGAAGATGCTAAATCGCCTCAATTTAAAATTAATTTGGTAGCCGATGTAAGCTGCGATATAGATGGACCAGTGGCTTCAACGATTAAGCCATCAACTATTGCAAATCCATTTTATGGCTATCATCCTATGTCTGAAAGCGAAGTTGAATTTAATCATCCAGAAGCAATTACTGTAATGGCTGTTGATAATTTGCCATGCGAATTGCCTAAAGATGCTAGCGAAGGTTTTGGTGAAATGTTTGCTGAACATGTAATTCCAGCTTTTTTTAATGACGACAAAGAAGGTATTTTAGAGCGTGCTAAAATGACAGAGAATGGTCAGTTAACATCTAAATATGCCTATCTTGAGGATTTTGTTAATGAATAG
- a CDS encoding alkene reductase — MNQTQELLKPIKLRDLELKNRVIMAPMTRSRADNDVNAPTDIHVKYYTQRASAGLIISEGAQVSERAVGYINTAGIHNKEQIEGWRKVTDAVHEKGGKIFIQLWHVGRMSHPDFHNGKKPLAPSAVNPHSQSYTPEGFKDTVEPKAMTTEEVKQTVQDFKFAARNAIEAGFDGVEIHASNGYLFHQFFNRSSNKRTDEYGGNKENRTRFLFEVLDAVKVFVPENRIGVRLNPSLNGIFGMEADEETIPTFEYIVKKLNDYNLSYLHLSEPFNDVSDIDYLVTNIAEHFRPLYNGNLMINSGFTQESGNKIIENGHADMVAFGKLFISNPDLPIRFEKNANLQDWDSDTFYVPGEKGYTDYPLLDETP; from the coding sequence ATGAACCAAACTCAAGAATTATTAAAACCAATAAAACTAAGAGACTTAGAACTTAAAAATCGTGTTATTATGGCGCCGATGACTAGAAGTCGTGCCGATAATGATGTTAATGCACCAACCGACATACATGTAAAATATTACACACAACGGGCAAGTGCTGGATTAATAATCAGTGAAGGTGCTCAAGTTTCTGAAAGAGCTGTAGGTTACATAAATACTGCAGGAATTCATAATAAAGAACAAATTGAAGGTTGGCGAAAAGTAACTGATGCTGTACATGAAAAGGGCGGAAAAATTTTTATTCAACTTTGGCATGTTGGTCGTATGTCTCACCCTGATTTTCATAATGGAAAAAAACCTTTGGCACCAAGCGCAGTAAATCCTCATTCTCAATCTTATACTCCAGAAGGCTTTAAAGATACTGTTGAGCCAAAAGCCATGACAACTGAAGAGGTAAAACAAACCGTTCAAGATTTTAAATTTGCAGCTAGAAATGCAATTGAAGCTGGATTTGATGGTGTTGAAATTCACGCCTCTAATGGATATTTATTTCATCAATTTTTTAATAGGTCGTCTAACAAACGGACCGACGAATACGGCGGAAATAAAGAAAACAGAACTCGTTTCTTATTTGAAGTTTTAGATGCTGTTAAAGTTTTTGTTCCTGAAAATAGAATTGGTGTACGATTAAACCCATCGCTTAATGGAATCTTTGGTATGGAAGCTGATGAAGAAACTATACCAACTTTTGAATATATTGTAAAAAAATTAAATGATTACAATTTATCATATTTACATTTATCTGAACCATTCAATGATGTAAGCGATATCGACTATTTAGTGACTAACATTGCTGAACATTTTAGACCTCTGTATAATGGAAATTTAATGATTAATTCTGGTTTTACTCAAGAATCTGGAAATAAAATTATCGAAAATGGCCATGCTGATATGGTTGCTTTTGGAAAGTTATTCATTTCAAATCCTGATTTACCTATTCGTTTTGAAAAAAATGCCAATTTGCAAGATTGGGATTCAGATACCTTTTATGTTCCTGGTGAAAAAGGTTATACCGATTATCCACTATTAGACGAAACACCATAA
- a CDS encoding flavin reductase family protein yields the protein MKHLNKSDLNALESRYRANLINSCSGIKSVNLIGTKNNSGTTNLAIFNSVMHIGSNPPMLGFILRPTTVRRDTYTNILDQKKFTINQIPYDLIECAHQTSAKYEANTSEFDELNIEKEFIKEFEAPFVKSSALKIACSYTNSYLIEENGCRLIIGEIEHLIYDDRAQEKDGWLDVSKLKSTACIGLDAYVETKLIKRLSYAKPHKNLE from the coding sequence ATGAAACATCTTAATAAATCAGATTTAAATGCACTCGAATCTCGCTACAGAGCTAACTTAATTAACTCATGTAGTGGAATTAAATCTGTTAATTTAATCGGTACAAAAAATAATTCAGGAACTACTAACCTAGCCATCTTTAATTCGGTTATGCATATTGGCAGTAACCCGCCAATGTTAGGTTTTATATTGCGTCCGACAACTGTTAGAAGAGATACTTACACAAACATTTTAGATCAGAAAAAATTTACAATAAATCAAATACCTTATGATTTAATAGAGTGCGCTCACCAAACCTCAGCAAAATATGAAGCCAATACGTCTGAATTTGATGAACTAAACATCGAAAAAGAATTTATCAAAGAATTTGAAGCACCCTTTGTGAAGAGTTCAGCATTGAAAATTGCTTGTAGTTATACAAATTCATATTTAATCGAAGAAAATGGGTGTCGCCTGATCATTGGAGAAATAGAACACCTGATTTATGATGACAGAGCTCAAGAAAAAGATGGCTGGCTTGACGTTTCAAAACTGAAATCAACAGCATGCATAGGTCTTGACGCTTATGTTGAAACTAAATTAATAAAACGTTTAAGCTATGCAAAACCACATAAAAATTTAGAATAA
- a CDS encoding DUF2256 domain-containing protein, translated as MAHKKTHLPEKICLTCGRPFTWRKKWEKNWENVKYCSKRCRTEKKST; from the coding sequence ATGGCTCATAAAAAAACCCATTTACCTGAAAAAATTTGTTTAACCTGTGGTAGGCCATTTACATGGCGAAAAAAATGGGAAAAAAATTGGGAAAACGTAAAATATTGTAGCAAACGATGCAGAACAGAAAAAAAGTCAACTTAG
- a CDS encoding DASH family cryptochrome, translating into MQNRKKVNLVWFRNDLRVRDNHVLTNAMKSHLPLIALYAFDPRHYEETKYGFKKTEKFRAQFLIESVKCLHQELNNLNIGLYTSTETPEQAIHQLQHDFEIEEIFFQKEWTSEEKKVESEIKKVHPEIKLNSTYNQFLFHPEDIPFNDFKHIPEVFTQFRKACEKQSKVRAELPIPHAQDHAHFINFTSKIPSLNDLGLDNFKVDSRTAFPFKGGEKNAWERLNNYFWKTKKLQYYKKTRNGLLGTDYSSKFSPWLANGSISAVSIYHQVKKFEKEIKKNQDTYWLIFELIWRDYFKYISLKYGNSIFKLGGILNKDYKWNNHEKAFKQWINGQTPEDFVNANMIELGKTGFMSNRGRQNVNSYWAKEWQQDWRKGAAYFEAMLIDYDVHSNWGNWMYNSGVGNDPRDRKFNIRRQAERYDSNGTYQRTWLQENLF; encoded by the coding sequence ATGCAGAACAGAAAAAAAGTCAACTTAGTTTGGTTTAGAAACGATTTAAGAGTTCGTGATAATCATGTATTAACTAATGCAATGAAGTCTCATCTGCCTTTGATAGCACTTTATGCTTTCGATCCAAGGCATTATGAGGAAACCAAATACGGATTTAAAAAAACAGAAAAATTTAGAGCTCAATTTTTAATTGAGAGTGTTAAATGTCTTCATCAAGAACTAAATAATTTAAACATAGGTTTATACACTTCAACTGAAACTCCAGAGCAAGCGATTCATCAACTTCAGCATGATTTTGAAATTGAAGAAATTTTCTTTCAAAAAGAATGGACTTCAGAAGAAAAAAAAGTGGAAAGTGAAATTAAGAAAGTTCACCCTGAGATTAAACTAAATTCTACTTACAATCAATTTTTATTTCATCCTGAAGATATTCCGTTTAATGATTTTAAACATATTCCTGAAGTTTTCACACAGTTTAGAAAAGCCTGCGAAAAGCAAAGTAAAGTAAGAGCTGAGCTACCTATACCTCATGCTCAAGATCATGCTCATTTCATTAATTTTACATCAAAAATACCTTCACTTAATGATTTAGGCTTAGACAATTTTAAAGTAGATTCTAGAACAGCATTTCCTTTTAAAGGTGGTGAAAAAAACGCTTGGGAAAGGCTAAACAATTACTTTTGGAAGACAAAAAAGTTACAATATTATAAGAAAACCAGAAATGGGTTATTAGGGACAGATTACAGTTCTAAATTTTCACCTTGGTTAGCTAATGGTTCTATTTCGGCAGTTTCAATTTATCATCAAGTCAAAAAATTCGAAAAAGAAATCAAAAAAAATCAGGACACTTACTGGTTGATTTTTGAACTCATTTGGCGTGATTACTTCAAGTATATTTCACTTAAATATGGAAATTCAATTTTTAAATTAGGTGGAATTTTAAATAAAGATTACAAGTGGAATAATCATGAAAAAGCTTTTAAACAATGGATTAACGGCCAAACACCCGAAGATTTTGTAAACGCTAACATGATAGAATTAGGTAAAACTGGTTTTATGAGTAATCGCGGACGACAAAATGTAAATAGCTATTGGGCAAAAGAGTGGCAACAAGATTGGCGAAAGGGAGCAGCCTATTTTGAAGCTATGTTAATTGATTATGATGTGCATAGCAATTGGGGCAATTGGATGTATAATAGCGGTGTTGGAAATGATCCACGCGATAGAAAATTTAACATTAGACGTCAAGCTGAACGCTACGACTCTAACGGAACTTACCAAAGAACTTGGTTACAAGAAAACTTATTTTAA
- a CDS encoding cryptochrome/photolyase family protein yields MKTLRLILGDQLNYNHSWFNNTSENVIYFMAETKEETSYVKHHIQKIVGFFLSMRNFAHHLKENNHEVIYYQIDDEENKQSLEKNLSSIIKKHQISNFEYLLPDEFRLDEKLKSFCKQLDIDSNCKDTEHFYTKRNDITKFFEGKKEMVMEYFYRDMRKKHGLLMNGQQPVGGQWNYDKSNRKKWSGQVEVPPYKKFKKDVSNLVNQINKSEIKHFGRIEAKNFTWPTSRKEALDVLDFFCKYLLPHFGDYEDAMHTDENMLFHSRLSFALNSKMLSPNEVNNAVIKHYHQHQDQIDISQVEGFVRQVLGWREYMRGIYWKEMPDYASKNALNNNNKLPEFYWTGKTKMKCLSQSINASLDNAYAHHIQRLMVLGNFALLTMTNPDEVDAWYLGVYIDAIEWVELTNTRGMSQFADGGIVATKPYVSSGSYINKMSNYCKSCHYKVKAKEGEEACPFNNLYWNFLHEKQDEFKNNPRMNMMMSLLKKMNKSTLENHISRSQKIINNPDNF; encoded by the coding sequence ATGAAAACATTACGACTCATTTTAGGCGATCAGCTCAATTATAATCATTCATGGTTTAACAATACATCAGAGAATGTTATTTATTTTATGGCTGAAACCAAAGAAGAAACCAGCTATGTTAAACATCACATTCAAAAAATTGTTGGATTCTTCCTTTCCATGCGCAATTTTGCTCATCATCTTAAAGAAAATAACCATGAAGTTATTTATTATCAGATTGATGATGAGGAAAATAAACAGTCTCTTGAAAAAAACCTTTCCTCAATCATAAAAAAACATCAAATAAGTAATTTTGAATATCTTTTACCTGATGAATTTCGTTTAGACGAAAAACTAAAATCATTTTGTAAACAACTAGACATAGACTCTAACTGTAAAGACACAGAACATTTTTATACCAAAAGAAACGACATAACTAAGTTTTTTGAAGGAAAAAAAGAAATGGTCATGGAGTATTTTTACAGAGATATGCGTAAAAAACATGGCTTATTAATGAATGGCCAACAGCCAGTTGGAGGTCAATGGAATTACGACAAAAGCAATCGAAAAAAGTGGTCTGGACAGGTTGAAGTTCCTCCATATAAAAAATTTAAAAAAGATGTTAGTAACCTTGTTAATCAAATTAACAAAAGTGAGATTAAGCATTTCGGCCGTATAGAAGCAAAGAATTTTACTTGGCCAACTTCTAGAAAAGAAGCATTAGATGTGTTAGATTTCTTTTGCAAGTATCTACTACCCCATTTTGGTGATTATGAAGATGCCATGCATACCGATGAAAATATGTTATTTCATTCAAGGCTTTCATTTGCCTTAAACTCAAAAATGTTATCACCTAATGAAGTTAATAATGCTGTAATTAAACATTACCATCAACATCAAGACCAAATAGATATCTCTCAAGTTGAAGGTTTTGTTAGACAAGTTTTAGGTTGGCGAGAATACATGCGAGGTATTTACTGGAAAGAAATGCCAGATTATGCTTCGAAAAACGCATTAAACAATAATAATAAACTACCTGAATTTTATTGGACAGGTAAAACTAAAATGAAGTGCTTGAGCCAATCTATCAATGCCAGCTTAGATAACGCTTATGCTCACCATATACAGCGATTGATGGTTTTAGGCAATTTTGCACTTTTAACCATGACCAATCCAGACGAAGTTGATGCTTGGTACTTAGGTGTATATATTGATGCCATTGAATGGGTAGAATTAACAAATACACGCGGTATGAGTCAGTTTGCTGATGGTGGAATAGTTGCTACAAAACCTTATGTTTCTAGTGGTAGTTACATAAACAAAATGAGTAACTATTGTAAATCTTGTCATTACAAAGTAAAAGCTAAAGAAGGTGAAGAAGCTTGTCCATTCAATAACCTTTATTGGAATTTTCTACATGAAAAGCAAGATGAGTTTAAAAATAACCCAAGAATGAATATGATGATGAGTCTTCTTAAGAAAATGAACAAATCAACGCTTGAAAATCACATCAGTAGGTCTCAGAAAATTATAAATAACCCTGATAATTTTTGA
- a CDS encoding L-threonylcarbamoyladenylate synthase, which translates to MAEYVKLYEENPSEKILDKITKVLKNGGLVIYPTDTVYGLGCDINNNKALEKVARLRGIKLEKANFSFICHDLSNLSEYVAQIPANTFKILKRNLPGPYTFILPGNNNLPKVFKKKKTVGIRVPDNSIAKAIVEKLGNPIISTSIRDEDDLVEYTTDPELIFEKWQKHVDLVIDGGYGDNTASTVIDLTQNEPILVREGKGSIEI; encoded by the coding sequence ATGGCAGAATATGTAAAACTATACGAAGAAAATCCGTCTGAAAAAATACTAGATAAAATTACAAAGGTACTTAAAAATGGCGGTTTGGTTATTTATCCTACAGATACAGTATATGGTTTAGGTTGCGACATAAATAACAACAAAGCACTAGAAAAAGTAGCAAGACTTCGAGGTATAAAACTTGAAAAAGCTAACTTTTCATTTATTTGCCATGATTTGAGTAATCTGTCAGAATATGTTGCGCAAATACCAGCCAATACATTTAAGATTTTAAAACGAAATTTACCAGGACCTTATACGTTTATTCTGCCTGGCAATAATAATTTACCTAAAGTTTTTAAGAAGAAAAAAACGGTCGGGATTCGAGTACCAGACAATTCTATTGCTAAAGCAATTGTAGAAAAATTAGGTAATCCCATTATTTCAACATCAATAAGAGATGAAGACGACCTCGTTGAATATACTACTGATCCTGAATTGATTTTTGAGAAATGGCAAAAACATGTTGATTTAGTGATTGATGGTGGTTATGGTGATAATACAGCTTCTACCGTAATAGACTTAACTCAAAATGAACCTATATTGGTTAGAGAAGGAAAAGGTTCAATAGAGATTTAA